From Halapricum desulfuricans, a single genomic window includes:
- the glmU gene encoding bifunctional sugar-1-phosphate nucleotidylyltransferase/acetyltransferase has protein sequence MVDTAVVLAAGEGTRLRPLTRNRPKPMLPAANRPILEHVLDALVDAGAEDLVVVVGYKHDRVQNHFGPTYRDVPITYVRQNKQLGTGHALLQAREHVEGSMLVVNGDCLIDSTLVEDVCRAFDRGDGEPTLAVLEGPDARQYGAVTLRDGLVQELIEKPRTDEYRLINAGIYAFDDDIFGAIDDTPREAGELALTTTLSRELDDGRVRGVETDGLWVDASYPWDLLVVAAEILDYGLADEPERDDRVWVDETAIVHDDATLQPPVVIGPDCEIGPSAVVGPHSALGRNVTVGANATVANSVLDVDARVGAGSTLLDTVTGQHVRLGPNSVVSGGPADVRVGNEIFEDEDLGAVIADRVRADGNVGFAPGSLVGPNAHLDTGVTVDGQVREGTEVRR, from the coding sequence ATGGTCGATACTGCCGTCGTCCTGGCCGCTGGCGAGGGAACGCGATTGCGGCCGCTCACGCGCAACCGTCCCAAACCGATGCTCCCTGCGGCGAACCGTCCGATACTCGAACACGTACTTGATGCGCTCGTCGACGCGGGTGCCGAGGATCTCGTTGTCGTCGTCGGCTACAAGCACGACCGCGTGCAGAACCACTTCGGGCCGACATACCGTGACGTTCCGATCACGTACGTCCGCCAGAACAAACAGCTCGGAACCGGTCACGCGCTGTTGCAGGCCCGCGAGCACGTCGAGGGGTCGATGCTCGTGGTTAACGGCGACTGTCTCATCGACAGCACACTTGTCGAGGACGTCTGCCGAGCGTTCGATCGGGGCGACGGCGAGCCGACGCTGGCGGTTCTCGAAGGTCCGGACGCCCGCCAGTACGGCGCGGTCACACTGCGAGACGGGCTTGTCCAGGAACTCATCGAGAAACCCCGGACCGACGAATACCGCCTGATCAACGCCGGGATCTACGCGTTCGACGACGACATCTTCGGGGCGATCGACGACACGCCGCGCGAGGCGGGCGAACTCGCGCTGACGACGACGCTGTCGCGCGAACTCGACGACGGACGGGTTCGCGGCGTCGAGACCGACGGCCTGTGGGTTGATGCCTCCTATCCCTGGGATCTGCTCGTCGTCGCAGCGGAGATCCTCGATTATGGGCTGGCCGACGAGCCCGAGCGCGACGATCGCGTCTGGGTCGACGAGACGGCGATCGTCCACGACGACGCGACGCTACAGCCGCCGGTCGTGATCGGCCCGGACTGCGAGATCGGCCCCAGTGCAGTGGTTGGCCCGCATAGCGCGCTCGGGCGCAACGTCACGGTCGGTGCCAACGCGACCGTCGCGAACAGCGTGCTGGACGTGGACGCCCGCGTCGGGGCCGGATCGACGCTGCTGGATACAGTGACGGGCCAGCACGTCCGACTCGGTCCGAACAGCGTCGTCTCGGGCGGCCCCGCCGACGTCCGGGTCGGAAACGAGATATTCGAGGACGAGGATCTCGGGGCCGTGATCGCGGACCGCGTTCGCGCGGACGGAAACGTCGGGTTCGCACCCGGCTCGCTCGTCGGCCCGAACGCCCACCTCGACACCGGCGTGACGGTCGACGGACAGGTTCGTGAGGGCACGGAGGTGCGTCGCTGA